One region of Nycticebus coucang isolate mNycCou1 chromosome 10, mNycCou1.pri, whole genome shotgun sequence genomic DNA includes:
- the PDCD5 gene encoding programmed cell death protein 5 isoform X2 — MADEELEALRKQRLAELQAKHGDPGDAAQQEAKHREAEMRNSILAQVLDQSARARLSNLALVKPEKTKAVENYLIQMARYGQLSGKFNRRKVMDSDEDDDY, encoded by the exons ATGGCGGACGAGGAGCTGGAGGCGCTGAGGAAGCAGAGGCTGGCCGAGCTGCAGGCGAAGCACGGG gatcCTGGCGATGCCGCACAGCAGGAGGCAAAGCACAG GGAAGCAGAAATGAGAAACAGTATCTTGGCCCAAGTTCTGGATCAGTCAGCCCGGGCCAGGT taagTAACTTAGCTCTTGTAAAGCCTGAGAAGACGAAAGCGGTAGAGAATTACCTTATACAGATGGCGAGATACGGACAGCTGAGTGGGAAG TTTAACAGAAGAAAAGTAATGGACTCTGATGAAGATGACGATTATTGA
- the PDCD5 gene encoding programmed cell death protein 5 isoform X1, which translates to MADEELEALRKQRLAELQAKHGDPGDAAQQEAKHREAEMRNSILAQVLDQSARARLSNLALVKPEKTKAVENYLIQMARYGQLSGKVSEQGLIEILEKVSQQTEKKTTVKFNRRKVMDSDEDDDY; encoded by the exons ATGGCGGACGAGGAGCTGGAGGCGCTGAGGAAGCAGAGGCTGGCCGAGCTGCAGGCGAAGCACGGG gatcCTGGCGATGCCGCACAGCAGGAGGCAAAGCACAG GGAAGCAGAAATGAGAAACAGTATCTTGGCCCAAGTTCTGGATCAGTCAGCCCGGGCCAGGT taagTAACTTAGCTCTTGTAAAGCCTGAGAAGACGAAAGCGGTAGAGAATTACCTTATACAGATGGCGAGATACGGACAGCTGAGTGGGAAG GTATCAGAACAAGGTTTAATAGAAATCCTTGAAAAAGTGAGCCAACAAACAGAGAAGAAAACGACAGTTAAA TTTAACAGAAGAAAAGTAATGGACTCTGATGAAGATGACGATTATTGA